The following proteins are encoded in a genomic region of Ostrinia nubilalis chromosome 1, ilOstNubi1.1, whole genome shotgun sequence:
- the LOC135075722 gene encoding zinc finger protein 235-like: MNMAMNVKELCRLCAKKDDFTKDLLDVSNRSLLKLTKDLVQISIHENDDLPTQICLNCEEKMVSFQLFVLECYKAQDTLKNLFYDLTDDVPVKLETDVDYQVSIVKSEVKDELLTEDLVICQVNNDADLAKDDDFNDFSHQDDDDDDDDDYMTLASLKEEKSNEIENDGAKRKFPKQEKIKRYKKKVASPEEVEKVLKKSNCKVRDFVKLQCDICDLKLKTWSELRLHFHSAHKLKPSINCVCGFVIKSKSVLYKHVSEHKANDSKSSGSDIDSKYSNLKVYDFVTFSCTVCQRKCSSWYTLKNHSERAHRIAPVVQCICGITLKSKSVLYKHIQDHKNPNMLSCDKCPRITKTIEALNKHKMRHVPKSERKFICNNCNKIFITKDALKSHERSHIPIEDRKIYHCGICELKFTTRSSAASHKRVVHDKIKSYVCDLCGYACGTNGELRQHRAIHSDDKPFVCKTCNKSFKTHSNLKTHEDTHEATSYQCYVCSRVLNSRRTLRKHLLVHEEKCRHVCSYCHKAFKRRQTLKVHLYTHTGDKPLTCKWCDERFAYASTLRSHRLRCHPDKMAAQASANSYAGYAHHSAVPIQPADVTITNYIKNDVAASSVNIAKNEVEAM; the protein is encoded by the exons ATGAATATGGCTATGAATGTAAAAGAATTATGCAGATTATGTGCTAAAAAAGACGATTTTACTAAAGATTTACTGGATGTGAGTAACAGAAGCTTATTAAAGCTAACAAAGGATCTGGTGCAGATTTCG ATTCATGAAAATGATGATTTACCTACACAGATTTGTTTAAACTGTGAAGAGAAGATGGtgtcatttcaattatttgttttGGAGTGCTATAAGGCCCAAGATACCTTAAAAAATTTGTTCTATGATTTAACAGACGATGTACCAGTTAAATTGGAAACAGATGTTGACTATCAAGTTTCCATTGTTAAATCGGAG GTGAAAGATGAACTGTTGACTGAAGACCTTGTTATAT GTCAAGTCAATAATGATGCAGATTTGGCAAAAGATGATGACTTTAATGATTTTTCTCatcaagatgatgatgatgatgacgatgatgattatATGACACTAGCATcactaaaagaagaaaaatcaAATGAAATAGAAAATGATGGAGCCAAACGAAAATTTCCTAAACAAGAGAAAATCAAgcgttataagaaaaaagttgcATCTCCAGAAGAAGTCGAAAAAGTACTAAAAAAATCTAATTGTAAAGTTCGTGATTTTGTTAA aCTGCAGTGTGATATCTGCGACCTAAAACTGAAGACGTGGAGTGAATTACGACTTCATTTTCACTCGGCACATAAACTTAAACCATCAATTAATTGTGTTTGTGGATTTGTGATAAAATCTAAGAGTGTTCTTTACAAACATGTGTCAGAACATAAAGCTAATGATAGCAAATCAAGTGGCAGCGATATAGACTCTAAATATTCCAACCTCAAAGTTTATGATTTTGTTAC ATTTAGTTGCACGGTCTGTCAGAGGAAGTGCAGTAGTTGGTATACTTTGAAAAATCACAGTGAAAGGGCTCATAGGATAGCACCAGTAGTACAGTGTATTTGTGGAATTACACTGAAGTCTAAATCTGTTCTGTATAAACATATTCAAGATCATAAAAATCCAAATATGTTAAG TTGTGACAAGTGCCCAAGgataacaaaaacaattgaaGCACTTAACAAACACAAAATGAGACATGTTCCAAAATCAGAAAGGAAATTCATCTGTaacaattgtaataaaatatttatcacaAAAGATGCTTTAAAATCGCATGAAAGATCTCACATCCCTATTGAAGACAGAAAGATATATCATTGTGGGATTTGTGAACTAAA GTTCACGACGCGTTCGTCGGCCGCGTCTCACAAGCGCGTGGTGCACGACAAGATCAAGAGCTACGTGTGCGACCTGTGCGGGTACGCGTGCGGCACCAACGGCGAGCTGCGCCAGCACCGCGCCATACACAGCGACGACAAGCCCTTCGTGTGCAAGACGTGCAACAAGTC CTTCAAGACGCATTCAAACCTGAAGACGCACGAAGACACGCATGAGGCGACGTCGTATCAATGCTACGTGTGCAGCCGCGTGCTCAACAGCCGGCGCACGCTGCGCAAGCACCTGCTCGTGCACGAGGAGAAGTGCCGCCACGTCTGCTCCTACTGCCACAAGGCGTTCAAGAGGCGGCAGACTCTCAAG GTCCACTTATACACGCACACGGGCGACAAGCCTCTAACGTGCAAGTGGTGCGACGAGCGCTTCGCGTACGCGTCGACGCTGCGCTCGCACCGCCTGCGCTGCCACCCCGACAAGATGGCGGCGCAGGCCTCCGCCAACAGCTACGCAGGCTATGCGCACCACTCCGCCGTGCCTATACAGCCGGCTGACGTCACTATCACG aATTACATCAAAAACGACGTAGCGGCCAGCTCAGTAAACATAGCGAAGAATGAAGTCGAGGCTATGTAG